In one window of Pseudomonas putida DNA:
- a CDS encoding leucine-rich repeat domain-containing protein, whose amino-acid sequence MANPARQRAASAGPARATRRRLRKRLARTLKGLQQIDEFAEPLLAAQLKAEHGFQAPLRTAELIHVHDRYTHEVYVSTYERRTLLEAALHNFADGISFNIKSALALKGDTEITDITVTGTTTLGDSETRVPYPLASKAFSIKALPLSPEAFASTCRNLDLGQRYQEHLQARFSQTGVRPAAIRLYQSNLQLAVDLARLQHRIGGDARDCIQQLLDDGSALPCQRLQLFGVTLHEALLIDAGDVGRLLYLPGQEAAVRVFSSDQALVVQLQTDLCDPAFRKHCLALIASEERLQFLDRARQNLSSDAHAGYEQTWTPPDGADLHLERHDIEGPLFDFLYTDHLAWLKAEAMLFAVPTAQADEQARKKRLQMWESLGLNALMTIGMFIPAVGVLMVAVTACQLLHEVYEGYEAWEVGDRDEAFQHLKVVGLNLAVIAGLYVGGQVVRTLTRTPLLESLDPITRTDGSQRLWRGDLTPYRVQASEATPESLHMDGHRYLRRFDAQLQRWRLVHPDDPEAYQPLLEHNDEGAWRAEHEQPRDWSLATLVRRLDSRLETFTPAQLEQAARISGMDEAQLRQVHLTHAKTPPLLADTLARLRVQRQIAQNYPTASAAERDRLFAESYEASVPAHVDEARMLQDYPRLGAPLCRRLLGSMTTTEQAAWSTGQVLPARLARLAQGLEAQLPVVRGLEGLYLPELASAHSERLALKAMTALKGWPQDVRIELRADSPHGPTLAVAGSRYATRMRVITKSAQGYEPYLGERPAPTPATADLCQAAVKILSANERAALALEASTGDSLRARLTALVDADRQAWARQLRPFGDFAWLRQQGLRGGTPMDPNPAPGIEPEPAVVPAPPPEPIDRALYRQVQQIYPAMNDEGVEAFFAASREQGVSPDQAVASLNAQYQVVTANFAAWAEGSPARTQAMTRLLNSWRGMSRQALGEQWLFSLELADLDLTDADLASLELPHHFPHVQLLDLARNPQISTLPASLLERLPNLHTLSLEACSLQHFPQLRNPQTLRLLDLEENNLIWNEQAQQRLNQMVNLRTLDLTNNPLQTSPALEALPNLESLLLGNCELSEMPAGLANMRNPHIVNLGENRFTELPQPQPLPRPLAMVMRLESQHMDDGMIAQINAYYVRFGVDLMVAEHEYEALLSTASDEDFSVWNRLPLQYRRDLRTLIEDDQFNAAPEANLTEIWRRLHLMDQDAVLGEQAIAAGAEHLLELPFPPAPEAELAESPEPPSPEE is encoded by the coding sequence ATGGCAAACCCTGCGCGCCAGCGCGCTGCCTCTGCAGGGCCTGCCAGGGCAACACGCCGACGACTTCGAAAACGCCTTGCCCGGACGCTCAAGGGCCTCCAGCAGATCGACGAATTCGCCGAGCCACTGCTCGCCGCGCAATTGAAAGCCGAGCACGGGTTCCAGGCCCCGCTGCGCACAGCGGAGCTGATCCATGTGCATGACCGTTACACCCATGAGGTCTACGTGAGCACCTACGAGCGTCGCACCTTGCTTGAGGCTGCCCTGCACAACTTCGCCGATGGCATCAGTTTCAACATCAAGAGCGCACTGGCCCTGAAGGGTGATACCGAGATCACCGACATCACGGTGACCGGCACCACCACCCTCGGTGACAGCGAAACCCGAGTGCCCTACCCCCTGGCCTCCAAAGCCTTCAGCATCAAAGCATTGCCGCTTTCACCCGAAGCCTTCGCCAGCACCTGCCGCAATCTCGACCTGGGCCAGCGCTACCAGGAACACCTGCAAGCCAGGTTCAGCCAGACCGGTGTCCGCCCTGCCGCGATCAGGCTCTACCAGAGCAACCTGCAACTGGCGGTAGACCTGGCGCGGCTGCAGCATCGGATCGGCGGCGACGCACGGGATTGCATCCAGCAGCTGCTCGATGACGGATCGGCCCTGCCTTGCCAACGGTTGCAACTGTTCGGCGTGACGCTGCACGAGGCCCTGCTGATCGACGCCGGTGACGTCGGTCGACTGCTGTATCTCCCAGGTCAGGAAGCCGCCGTCCGTGTCTTCAGCAGTGATCAGGCGCTGGTGGTGCAATTGCAGACCGACCTTTGCGACCCCGCCTTTCGCAAACACTGCCTGGCGCTGATCGCCAGCGAAGAACGCCTGCAGTTCCTCGATCGTGCCCGGCAGAACCTCAGCAGCGATGCGCACGCAGGCTATGAGCAGACCTGGACACCGCCTGATGGCGCCGATCTGCACCTGGAGCGGCACGATATCGAAGGGCCGCTGTTCGACTTCCTGTACACCGACCATCTCGCCTGGCTCAAGGCCGAGGCAATGCTGTTCGCCGTGCCCACGGCCCAAGCCGACGAACAGGCGCGCAAGAAGCGCCTGCAGATGTGGGAGAGCCTGGGCTTGAATGCCCTGATGACCATCGGCATGTTCATCCCCGCAGTGGGTGTACTGATGGTCGCGGTAACGGCCTGCCAATTGCTGCATGAAGTCTACGAAGGCTACGAGGCCTGGGAGGTCGGTGATCGCGACGAGGCGTTCCAGCACCTGAAAGTGGTAGGCCTCAACCTGGCAGTGATCGCCGGGCTGTATGTCGGCGGACAGGTAGTACGCACGCTTACCCGCACACCGTTGCTCGAGAGCCTCGATCCGATCACCCGCACCGATGGCAGCCAACGCCTCTGGCGCGGCGACCTGACGCCCTACCGTGTCCAGGCCTCCGAGGCCACGCCGGAGTCCTTGCACATGGACGGCCACCGATATCTGCGGCGCTTCGACGCACAGCTGCAGCGCTGGCGACTCGTTCATCCTGATGATCCTGAGGCCTACCAACCGCTGCTGGAGCACAATGACGAAGGCGCCTGGCGCGCCGAGCACGAACAACCACGCGACTGGTCACTGGCGACACTGGTGAGGCGCCTGGACAGCCGCCTTGAAACCTTCACCCCGGCGCAACTGGAGCAGGCAGCACGCATCAGCGGCATGGACGAAGCACAACTGCGCCAGGTACACCTGACCCACGCCAAGACCCCACCGCTGCTGGCCGACACCTTGGCACGCCTGCGCGTGCAACGTCAGATCGCGCAAAACTATCCGACAGCGAGCGCCGCCGAGCGTGACAGGCTGTTCGCCGAAAGCTACGAGGCCAGTGTGCCGGCCCATGTCGACGAAGCGCGGATGCTGCAGGACTACCCCAGACTCGGTGCGCCATTGTGCAGGCGCCTGCTCGGCTCGATGACCACGACCGAACAAGCGGCCTGGAGCACAGGTCAGGTCCTCCCCGCACGCCTGGCCAGACTTGCGCAGGGCCTTGAGGCGCAGTTGCCAGTTGTCCGCGGCCTCGAAGGCCTGTACCTGCCCGAGCTGGCCAGCGCGCACAGCGAACGCCTTGCGCTCAAAGCCATGACCGCGCTGAAAGGCTGGCCACAGGATGTGCGCATCGAGCTGCGCGCAGACAGCCCCCATGGGCCTACCCTTGCCGTAGCTGGCAGCCGCTACGCTACGCGCATGCGGGTCATCACCAAGTCTGCTCAGGGGTACGAGCCCTATCTGGGCGAGCGGCCCGCCCCCACACCCGCCACTGCCGATCTGTGCCAGGCTGCGGTGAAAATACTGTCAGCCAATGAGCGTGCGGCGCTGGCGCTTGAGGCCAGCACCGGTGACAGCCTGCGAGCGCGCCTGACAGCCCTGGTCGACGCCGACCGCCAGGCCTGGGCCCGGCAACTGCGCCCATTCGGCGACTTCGCCTGGTTAAGGCAACAGGGGCTTCGTGGAGGAACGCCGATGGATCCGAACCCTGCACCCGGGATCGAGCCTGAGCCGGCAGTCGTCCCTGCGCCACCTCCCGAACCGATCGACCGGGCGCTTTACCGCCAGGTGCAGCAGATCTACCCCGCCATGAACGACGAAGGCGTCGAAGCCTTCTTTGCCGCGAGTCGCGAGCAAGGAGTGAGCCCGGATCAGGCCGTGGCGTCCCTGAACGCGCAGTATCAAGTAGTGACGGCCAACTTCGCTGCCTGGGCCGAGGGCTCACCTGCCCGAACCCAGGCCATGACGCGACTGCTGAACAGCTGGCGCGGCATGAGTCGACAAGCGCTGGGCGAACAGTGGCTGTTTTCACTGGAGCTGGCCGACCTCGATCTCACCGACGCCGACCTCGCCAGCCTGGAACTACCCCACCACTTCCCGCATGTCCAGCTTCTTGACCTGGCCCGCAACCCGCAAATCAGCACCCTTCCCGCTTCGTTGCTCGAACGCCTGCCCAATCTGCACACGCTGAGCCTGGAAGCGTGCTCGCTGCAACACTTTCCGCAACTGCGCAACCCGCAAACGCTACGCCTGCTGGATCTGGAGGAAAACAACCTGATCTGGAACGAACAGGCACAACAAAGGCTGAACCAGATGGTCAACCTCAGGACCCTGGACCTCACCAACAATCCGCTGCAGACAAGCCCTGCTCTGGAAGCCCTGCCCAACCTGGAATCGCTGCTGCTCGGCAATTGCGAATTGAGCGAAATGCCCGCTGGCCTGGCGAACATGCGCAACCCGCACATCGTCAATCTGGGCGAAAACCGTTTCACCGAACTGCCACAGCCGCAACCTCTGCCGCGTCCGCTCGCTATGGTCATGCGGCTGGAAAGCCAACACATGGACGACGGCATGATTGCGCAGATCAATGCCTACTACGTGCGTTTCGGCGTAGACCTGATGGTCGCCGAGCATGAATACGAAGCCCTGCTGTCCACGGCCAGCGACGAAGACTTCAGCGTCTGGAATCGCCTGCCCCTCCAGTACCGCAGGGACCTGAGGACGCTGATCGAGGATGATCAGTTCAATGCGGCCCCCGAGGCGAACCTCACGGAAATCTGGCGACGCCTTCACCTGATGGATCAAGACGCGGTATTGGGCGAGCAAGCGATTGCCGCGGGGGCCGAGCATTTGCTGGAACTGCCTTTCCCACCGGCGCCCGAAGCCGAGCTCGCCGAGTCGCCTGAGCCGCCGTCACCGGAAGAGTAA
- a CDS encoding ChbG/HpnK family deacetylase, which translates to MPSQVIVNADDFGLSAPINAVILHAFQAGLISSATLMANMPAFQAACVLAQQRALKGRIGLHFNLTYGRPLSQAILAEPRFCTAQGEFDLGLRQRTLRLSRSEREAVREELETQWQRCVAHGVIPSHLDSHQHVHNIWPVGEVVARFAREHAIPVRLARNVGANIGPLKRVFKTLLNRRLKQLCGVTADYVCTPLDLKAGLAPAHGVLEVVAHPSALGGHDFGDAYLATGESLKSLVDRQLQGVERVGYTELNMS; encoded by the coding sequence ATGCCATCCCAGGTCATAGTCAACGCTGACGATTTCGGCCTCAGTGCCCCCATCAACGCGGTGATCCTGCACGCGTTCCAGGCCGGGCTGATCAGCTCGGCAACACTGATGGCCAACATGCCGGCGTTCCAGGCCGCGTGCGTACTGGCCCAGCAGCGGGCGCTGAAGGGCCGCATCGGCCTGCATTTCAACCTGACCTACGGCCGCCCGCTGAGCCAGGCGATCCTCGCCGAACCGCGCTTCTGCACCGCCCAGGGCGAGTTCGACCTCGGGCTGCGCCAGCGCACCCTGCGCCTGTCACGCAGTGAGCGCGAGGCGGTACGCGAGGAGCTCGAGACCCAATGGCAACGGTGTGTGGCCCATGGCGTCATTCCCAGCCACCTGGACTCGCACCAGCACGTGCACAACATCTGGCCGGTCGGTGAGGTGGTCGCACGGTTTGCCCGCGAACACGCCATACCGGTGCGTCTGGCGCGCAATGTCGGGGCCAACATCGGGCCACTGAAGCGGGTCTTCAAGACCCTGCTCAACCGGCGCCTGAAACAGCTCTGCGGCGTGACCGCCGACTACGTCTGCACCCCGCTGGATCTCAAGGCCGGACTGGCGCCGGCGCATGGCGTACTGGAGGTGGTGGCCCATCCCAGCGCCCTGGGCGGCCACGACTTCGGTGATGCCTACCTGGCAACCGGGGAATCCCTCAAGAGCTTGGTCGACCGCCAGTTGCAGGGGGTTGAACGGGTGGGTTATACCGAGTTGAACATGTCCTGA
- a CDS encoding GNAT family N-acetyltransferase, translating into MALQLSWCASLRTPSFPAAGYEALRQRVAGSTPFNHLGWLCAAEAALQPGQQLQILLGHLDGRLCLCLPLVRERQAVGPLNVPVVRHLGHPLSDRIALLLDLPAHHATQVLQAIRKHLPHALLQLSEVVQGGDEDWLRQWGAACSTFECRLTCRVPVHRISEADRQEVSGDPRYKLRRARKRIAACGAQVRRVVADRHNITALLDAISAVEAASWKGDDDVGIFSGSQRREWMYQAFTELAGEGLVCLVLLELDGRCISYRLGLLEHGRIYDYNLAFVPEQRELGSGRVLLEEWIHWGLDEGWSWVDASRVSLENSSHQLHERQTGQVEQWRLSGYSWRPDGIALGLALRCWRWLKPRLRKADSAATVTPNPTQERTDAIPGHSQR; encoded by the coding sequence ATGGCCCTGCAACTGAGCTGGTGCGCCTCGCTGCGCACCCCCAGCTTCCCTGCCGCCGGCTATGAGGCGCTGCGCCAGCGCGTGGCCGGCAGCACCCCGTTCAATCACCTGGGCTGGCTGTGCGCCGCCGAGGCCGCACTGCAACCAGGCCAGCAACTGCAGATCCTGCTCGGCCACCTCGATGGCCGCCTGTGCCTGTGCCTGCCGCTGGTGCGCGAGCGCCAGGCGGTCGGCCCACTGAATGTCCCGGTGGTGCGTCACCTGGGCCACCCGCTGAGCGACCGCATCGCGTTGTTGCTCGACCTGCCAGCACACCACGCCACACAAGTGCTCCAAGCCATCCGCAAGCACCTGCCCCATGCGCTGCTGCAATTGAGTGAAGTGGTGCAAGGTGGCGATGAGGACTGGCTGCGCCAATGGGGTGCGGCCTGTTCGACCTTCGAGTGCCGCCTGACCTGCCGTGTACCGGTGCACCGCATCAGTGAAGCCGACCGCCAGGAGGTCAGTGGCGACCCACGCTACAAGCTGCGCCGTGCACGCAAGCGCATTGCAGCCTGCGGCGCGCAGGTGCGCCGGGTGGTCGCCGACCGCCACAACATCACCGCCCTGCTCGATGCGATCAGCGCCGTGGAAGCGGCGAGCTGGAAAGGCGACGACGACGTCGGCATCTTCTCGGGCAGCCAGCGCCGCGAGTGGATGTACCAGGCCTTCACTGAGCTGGCTGGCGAAGGGTTGGTGTGCCTGGTGTTGCTGGAGCTGGACGGGCGCTGCATCAGCTACCGCCTGGGCCTCCTCGAACACGGTCGCATCTACGACTACAACCTGGCGTTCGTGCCCGAACAGCGCGAGCTGGGCAGTGGCCGGGTGCTGCTCGAAGAGTGGATCCACTGGGGTCTCGACGAGGGCTGGAGCTGGGTCGACGCCTCGCGGGTAAGCCTTGAAAACTCCAGCCACCAATTGCATGAACGCCAGACCGGCCAGGTCGAGCAATGGCGCCTGAGCGGCTACAGCTGGCGCCCCGACGGCATCGCCCTGGGCCTGGCCCTGCGTTGCTGGCGCTGGCTCAAGCCGCGCCTGCGCAAGGCCGACAGTGCAGCCACCGTCACCCCGAACCCCACACAGGAGCGAACGGATGCCATCCCAGGTCATAGTCAACGCTGA
- a CDS encoding GNAT family N-acetyltransferase, with protein sequence MRALSKIQDRIKRKGLRNTLSSAWRHYVFYQRELVWMERDLETPVPPHRLKPYARLRLENITVNNVKAFTRHFGDRVETMRELAAEGYTGLMFVDDEGDTVAFIWGSARNYHDRHYYGCWFPVGPGEFFEFGGELIRKYWGSELSVDLQVALWKAMAAQGCTKVVDVCEQHNIPALKLHLRMGYQEQGRIMNVYCLFGRWKFFRESRYSESRLETLRKPASESATATAS encoded by the coding sequence ATGCGTGCATTGAGCAAGATCCAGGATCGCATCAAGCGCAAGGGACTGCGCAACACCTTGAGCAGCGCCTGGCGACACTACGTCTTCTATCAAAGGGAGCTGGTGTGGATGGAACGCGACCTGGAAACCCCGGTGCCCCCGCACCGCCTCAAACCCTATGCGCGACTGCGCCTCGAGAACATCACCGTGAACAACGTCAAGGCCTTCACCCGGCATTTCGGCGACCGCGTCGAGACCATGCGCGAGCTGGCCGCAGAGGGCTACACAGGCTTGATGTTCGTAGATGACGAAGGTGACACCGTGGCTTTCATCTGGGGCAGCGCGCGCAACTACCACGACCGCCACTACTACGGGTGCTGGTTCCCGGTCGGTCCGGGCGAGTTCTTCGAATTCGGCGGCGAGTTGATCCGCAAGTACTGGGGCAGCGAGCTGTCGGTGGACTTGCAAGTGGCGTTGTGGAAGGCCATGGCCGCGCAGGGTTGCACCAAGGTGGTGGACGTCTGCGAACAACACAACATCCCGGCGCTCAAGCTGCACCTGCGCATGGGCTACCAGGAGCAAGGGCGCATCATGAATGTCTACTGCCTGTTCGGGCGCTGGAAGTTCTTCCGCGAGAGCCGCTACAGCGAGTCGCGCCTGGAAACCTTGCGTAAACCGGCGTCCGAAAGCGCCACGGCCACGGCGTCCTGA
- a CDS encoding oligosaccharide flippase family protein, with the protein MSRNHYLRHLALSMGTKLAMIGLRLLRNVLLARILGPSERGLFALLSTLPDLISAATSGGLNGAVGYQAAKQRDMGLLLTQVLVYGCLLAGLLTLVCVLLVREFGADLDITLQLGLLAWLLLLAVPMTVLKSGLLTLHNASGGVGAFNVLRLTESAAPLLLFLALFWMWREEALEAALISWLVGIALVLVLGLWWLRRQHPLALRWDRGGQRELLSYSAKSHPDLLFQQVILRSDYLFIGAMLGSTALGHYAMASAAAELLLIVPEAVTTPLMKRLLQQDAGMEKLTPLALRLTATVMLGACLCMAVIGDWLIVTLFGMAYQPAYPALLALLPGLLGLCYASILRLDLLGKNRPGTVSLMMGAGAALNLMLNVLLIPTWGIVGAAAASSIAYLAVTVAMLVLYCRLSGVPVLHTLIILPSDFAPLRQMLQRRPA; encoded by the coding sequence ATGAGCCGCAACCATTACCTGCGCCATCTGGCGCTGAGCATGGGCACCAAGCTGGCGATGATCGGCCTGCGCCTGCTGCGCAACGTGCTGCTGGCGCGCATCCTCGGCCCCAGCGAGCGGGGCTTGTTCGCCCTGCTCAGCACCCTGCCCGACCTGATCAGCGCTGCCACCAGCGGTGGACTGAACGGCGCCGTTGGCTACCAGGCGGCCAAGCAGCGTGACATGGGCCTGCTGCTGACCCAGGTGCTGGTCTACGGTTGCCTGCTGGCGGGGCTGTTGACGCTGGTCTGCGTGCTGCTGGTGCGCGAGTTCGGTGCCGACCTGGACATCACCCTGCAGTTGGGCCTGCTGGCCTGGCTGTTGCTGCTGGCGGTGCCGATGACCGTGCTCAAGAGCGGCCTGCTGACACTGCACAACGCCAGCGGTGGCGTCGGCGCGTTCAACGTGCTGCGCCTGACCGAATCGGCGGCACCGCTGCTGCTGTTTCTCGCGCTGTTCTGGATGTGGCGTGAAGAGGCGCTGGAGGCGGCGCTGATCAGCTGGCTGGTGGGCATCGCCCTGGTGCTGGTGCTGGGCCTGTGGTGGCTGCGCCGCCAGCATCCGCTGGCCCTGCGCTGGGACCGCGGCGGCCAGCGCGAGCTGCTCAGCTACAGCGCCAAGAGCCACCCCGACCTGTTGTTCCAGCAAGTCATCCTGCGCTCGGACTACCTGTTCATCGGCGCCATGCTCGGCAGTACTGCACTGGGCCACTACGCCATGGCCAGTGCCGCCGCCGAACTGCTGCTGATCGTCCCGGAAGCGGTGACCACACCGCTGATGAAGCGCCTGCTGCAGCAGGACGCCGGCATGGAAAAACTCACCCCCCTGGCACTGCGCCTGACCGCCACGGTGATGCTCGGCGCCTGCCTGTGCATGGCGGTGATCGGCGACTGGCTGATCGTCACCCTGTTCGGCATGGCCTACCAACCGGCCTACCCGGCCCTGCTGGCCTTGCTCCCAGGGCTGCTGGGGCTGTGCTACGCCAGCATCCTGCGCCTGGACCTGCTGGGCAAGAATCGCCCCGGCACGGTATCGCTGATGATGGGTGCAGGCGCCGCGCTGAACCTGATGCTCAATGTGCTGCTGATTCCGACCTGGGGCATCGTCGGCGCCGCCGCGGCGTCATCGATCGCCTACCTGGCGGTGACCGTGGCCATGCTGGTGCTGTACTGCCGCCTGAGTGGCGTGCCGGTACTGCACACCCTGATCATCCTGCCCAGCGACTTCGCGCCGCTGCGCCAGATGTTGCAGCGCAGGCCAGCATGA
- a CDS encoding polysaccharide deacetylase family protein, producing the protein MPIKTTIKQASGWLYFKSPKGRAELRGAGVILMLHRVLADDASATLPHRNELCVGPRAFEGLLRWLPRHFDCVSLMDLLKDHETPRSNQRPKVALTFDDGWRDNASNAFPLLRKHQVPASIFLSTDYIGSRQRFWWESVGETLWGSHGEPARHNLIEYLRKLGRPLPAAYFMNDRSQARSQVLAHYLQSLKSLSPQALQQLTDACPAESLPQAMDWQQVRELEDSGLVRFGPHGASHALLPYLDDRRLDEELQRSHAALEHGCQQPLPVYCYPNGDHDDRVRARVAAHRYPFALSTRAGICQGHDDPLALPRIGVSQRNASRPSLLAWRISRGGRS; encoded by the coding sequence ATGCCGATCAAGACGACGATAAAACAGGCCAGTGGCTGGCTGTATTTCAAGTCGCCCAAGGGCCGCGCCGAATTGCGCGGCGCCGGGGTGATCCTCATGCTGCATCGAGTACTGGCCGATGATGCCAGCGCCACCTTGCCGCACCGCAACGAGCTGTGCGTCGGGCCGCGCGCCTTCGAAGGGCTGCTGCGCTGGCTACCGCGGCACTTCGACTGCGTCAGCCTCATGGACCTGCTCAAGGACCATGAGACACCCCGCAGCAACCAGCGCCCCAAGGTTGCCCTGACCTTCGACGACGGCTGGCGCGACAATGCCAGCAACGCCTTCCCGCTGCTGCGCAAGCACCAGGTGCCGGCGAGCATTTTCCTGTCCACCGACTACATCGGCAGCCGCCAGCGCTTCTGGTGGGAAAGCGTCGGCGAAACCCTGTGGGGCAGCCACGGCGAACCTGCGCGGCACAACCTCATCGAGTACCTGCGCAAGCTCGGCCGACCGCTGCCGGCCGCCTACTTCATGAACGACCGCTCGCAAGCGCGCAGCCAGGTGCTGGCGCACTACCTGCAAAGCCTCAAGAGCCTCAGTCCGCAGGCCCTGCAGCAACTGACCGATGCCTGCCCGGCCGAATCGCTGCCCCAGGCCATGGACTGGCAGCAAGTGCGCGAGCTCGAGGATTCGGGCCTGGTGCGCTTCGGCCCGCACGGCGCCAGCCACGCCTTGTTGCCCTATCTCGACGACCGGCGCCTGGACGAGGAACTGCAACGCAGCCACGCCGCCCTGGAGCACGGTTGCCAACAACCACTGCCGGTGTACTGCTACCCCAATGGCGATCATGACGATCGCGTGCGCGCACGCGTGGCGGCGCACCGCTACCCCTTCGCCCTAAGCACGCGCGCCGGCATCTGCCAGGGGCATGACGATCCGCTGGCCCTGCCACGCATCGGCGTCAGCCAGCGCAATGCCAGCCGCCCATCGCTGCTGGCCTGGCGCATCAGCCGCGGGGGCCGCTCATGA
- a CDS encoding glycosyltransferase, whose product MAEIIFWLCLLLPLYAWVGYPVLLTLAAPFFPARTPGPLAPQRVSVVIAAHNEERHIEAKLASVLAQDYQAAELQVVVASDGSSDRTVALARAVNDPRVQVLDLPRLGKTGALNTAVSVCRGDILVFTDADNQWAGNTLGLLLAPFADADVGGTAGHMIIPDPGKGLSLGDSLYRHYEAWVRKVENRTGCMVSADGALLALRRPLYQAIPKQVNDDFYISTCAPAAGQRIVYVPEAVVLDQGVDEADKQFRRRQRVTVGGLQSLAARSELLNPMRHGLYAIALISHKLIRRLAPVLLLPLLLANLWLVGESPFYHLTLTAQLLGYAAAIAGLLDAGHRLPRPFRLAAFVLVTLAGMSVGLWQFLRGHSYSQWNPDQNR is encoded by the coding sequence GTGGCTGAGATCATCTTCTGGTTGTGCCTGCTGTTGCCGCTGTACGCCTGGGTCGGCTATCCCGTGCTGCTGACCCTGGCTGCACCGTTCTTCCCTGCGCGCACACCCGGTCCGCTAGCGCCGCAGCGGGTCAGCGTGGTGATCGCCGCGCACAACGAGGAGCGGCATATCGAAGCCAAGCTCGCCAGCGTGCTGGCCCAGGACTACCAGGCCGCCGAACTGCAGGTGGTGGTGGCCAGCGACGGCTCCAGCGACCGCACCGTGGCGCTGGCCCGCGCCGTGAACGATCCACGGGTACAGGTGCTGGACCTGCCGCGCCTGGGCAAGACCGGCGCGCTGAACACTGCGGTGAGCGTCTGCCGCGGCGATATCCTGGTGTTCACCGACGCTGACAACCAGTGGGCCGGCAACACCCTGGGCCTGCTGCTGGCGCCCTTCGCCGACGCAGATGTCGGCGGGACTGCCGGGCACATGATCATCCCCGACCCAGGCAAGGGCCTGAGCCTGGGCGACAGCCTGTATCGCCATTACGAAGCCTGGGTGCGCAAGGTCGAGAACCGCACCGGCTGCATGGTCTCGGCCGACGGCGCCCTGCTCGCCCTGCGCCGCCCGCTGTACCAGGCGATTCCCAAACAGGTCAACGACGACTTCTACATCAGCACCTGCGCCCCGGCCGCCGGCCAGCGCATCGTCTACGTGCCCGAGGCGGTCGTCCTCGACCAGGGCGTGGACGAGGCCGACAAGCAGTTCCGCCGTCGCCAACGCGTCACCGTCGGTGGCCTGCAGAGCCTGGCCGCGCGCAGCGAACTGCTCAACCCGATGCGTCACGGCCTGTACGCCATCGCCCTGATCAGCCACAAGCTGATCCGCCGCCTGGCGCCGGTGCTGTTGCTGCCGCTGCTGTTGGCCAACCTGTGGCTGGTGGGTGAATCGCCCTTCTACCACCTGACCCTGACCGCGCAACTGCTCGGCTATGCGGCCGCGATCGCCGGCCTGCTCGATGCTGGCCACCGCCTGCCCAGGCCATTCCGCCTGGCCGCCTTCGTGCTGGTGACGCTGGCGGGCATGAGTGTCGGCCTGTGGCAATTCCTGCGCGGGCACAGCTACAGCCAATGGAATCCCGACCAGAATCGATGA
- a CDS encoding glycosyltransferase yields MNQVSIVIPMFNEARHIGRTLDAARKAAHCAGLGCELIVVDNGSSDNGPAIARQHGAQVLSLPGVAIGALRNQGAQVSHGEWLAFLDADIEVPDNWLDLLLGLQRRGEGDVFALDCDTPRQAPWFAHAWQRRTLRAGQTVQDCTWLPTPNLLMRRTWFDQVGGFDERLRTGEDKDFTLRLHEAGARLRVLRQPVVLHWGFEGSWGEWLGKEMWRQGSHLQLLRSHGVSLRLLRFPLLSVGAWVLDVMALSTLLEGFPHVALVLLLISALPALALSLRQSLRHHDTLLTLQLWGLHWLRLHLAGAAFILSLFNRTARRPARG; encoded by the coding sequence ATGAACCAGGTAAGCATCGTTATCCCGATGTTCAACGAAGCCCGGCATATCGGCCGCACCCTCGATGCCGCGCGCAAAGCCGCCCACTGCGCGGGTCTCGGCTGTGAGCTGATCGTGGTCGACAACGGCTCCAGCGACAACGGCCCTGCCATTGCCCGACAGCATGGTGCCCAGGTGCTGAGCCTGCCTGGCGTGGCCATCGGCGCCCTGCGCAACCAGGGCGCGCAGGTCAGCCACGGTGAGTGGCTGGCATTTCTGGATGCCGACATTGAAGTACCGGACAACTGGCTCGACCTGCTGCTGGGCCTGCAGCGCCGCGGTGAAGGCGACGTCTTCGCCCTCGACTGCGACACCCCGCGCCAGGCGCCATGGTTCGCCCACGCCTGGCAACGCCGCACCCTGCGCGCCGGGCAGACGGTACAGGACTGCACCTGGCTGCCCACCCCCAACCTGCTGATGCGCCGCACCTGGTTCGACCAGGTTGGCGGCTTCGATGAGCGCCTGCGCACCGGCGAAGACAAGGACTTCACCCTGCGCTTGCACGAAGCCGGCGCCCGTTTGCGCGTGCTGCGCCAGCCGGTGGTCCTGCACTGGGGCTTCGAGGGCAGTTGGGGTGAGTGGCTGGGCAAGGAGATGTGGCGCCAGGGCAGCCACTTGCAACTGCTGCGCAGCCATGGCGTGAGCCTGCGCCTGCTGCGTTTCCCACTGCTGTCCGTGGGCGCCTGGGTACTCGACGTCATGGCGCTGTCGACGCTGCTCGAAGGTTTCCCCCATGTGGCCCTGGTGCTGCTGCTGATCAGCGCCCTGCCTGCCCTGGCGCTGAGCCTGCGCCAGAGCCTCAGGCACCACGACACGTTGCTGACCCTGCAGCTCTGGGGCCTGCACTGGCTGCGCCTGCACCTGGCCGGCGCTGCGTTCATCCTCAGCCTGTTCAACCGCACCGCAAGGAGGCCCGCCCGTGGCTGA